The Arcobacter roscoffensis genome segment CATTGAAGAAAATATGTCCTGATACTTCTGCTGCTAGGTCTGCATTTAACTCTTTTAATTTTAATCTTAAGTTTGAATAACCTGTTTTATCCATAACTGTTTTACCATGATTATTTATTTCATCAAAGATATTTTGAGAGTAAGTAACCTCTCCAATAATGACAGGGTTTTTCATAGTTTGTGAGAAAAGATAGGCTAAAGTATCACCTTTTATATTATGTTTTTGAGTTAATACAGCAATTCTATCAGCATCTCCATCATAAGCAAAACCAAGATTTGTATCTTTTTTAAGAAGTTTTTTTAAACTAGCTAGGTTTTTCTCTTTTGATGGGTCTGGATGATGGTTAGGAAAGTTACCATCTGGTATTGTATTTAAAGCTTTATATTTTAAATCAAGTTTATCAAGTATTTTACATATAACAGTATTTGCAACACCATTTCCACAGTCTATTGCAAACTTTTCTTTAAAACCTTGAAGATGTGAAAACTGTTTTACCATGTAATCTATATAAAGCTTTCTAGCATCTACTTTTTCGTATGTTAAATCTTTTTTGATTTCTATATTTGAATTCTTTTTGATTTGTTTATAAACTTTTATTAAATCATCTGCAAAAAAAGGTTCATTGTTTACTGTGATTTTAAAGCCATTGTATTTTTTAGCATTGTGACTACCTGTAATCATAATAGAAGCATTTGGTTTTATTTTTTGCTTTTTTATTTTAAAGCTTTGAAAAGAAGCAAAATAGTTAACACCAGTTGCAACTAAGCCACAGTTTAAAACCCTACAACCTGAGGCATTAAGACCACTAACAAGTGCTTTAAAAAGCATTTTTGAGTGTTTTCTTATATCATATCCTACAACTACATAGGCATTTTCACAACTTTTCTTTTGGATTTGCTTTCCTAAGTGGTAAGCTATAATCTTTGTGTTTTCTTTTGTAAGTTGCTTGTTTACAACTCCTCTAATGTCATACTGTCTAAAAATATTTTTATCTATCAATTCTTCACTTCTTAATAATTTTTTGTATTATACTTAAGATTTTTTGTTTTCTAAATTAAGTAGAAACTCTTTTTTCTCATCTCCACCTGCATAGACATTTGAAACACCCTCTTCTTTCATAACCCTATGACAAGGAACAATTATATTTAGCATATTTTGAGCACATGGACTCTCTAAGGCTTTCTTTGATTTAAGTCCTTCTATTTGAGAGGCTATTTGTTCAAATGTTGCTGTTTGCCCATAAGGTATTTTTAGAAGCTCTTTCCATACTTGTATTTGGAAAGTAGAACCAACTAACTGCATAGGTAGCTCAAAACTTGTTCTTTGTTTATTGAAATACTCATCAAGTTGTACTCTTAACATATCAAAATACTCACAGTTTGATGGAATAATATCCACATCAAAACTCTTCT includes the following:
- a CDS encoding phosphomannomutase/phosphoglucomutase, yielding MIDKNIFRQYDIRGVVNKQLTKENTKIIAYHLGKQIQKKSCENAYVVVGYDIRKHSKMLFKALVSGLNASGCRVLNCGLVATGVNYFASFQSFKIKKQKIKPNASIMITGSHNAKKYNGFKITVNNEPFFADDLIKVYKQIKKNSNIEIKKDLTYEKVDARKLYIDYMVKQFSHLQGFKEKFAIDCGNGVANTVICKILDKLDLKYKALNTIPDGNFPNHHPDPSKEKNLASLKKLLKKDTNLGFAYDGDADRIAVLTQKHNIKGDTLAYLFSQTMKNPVIIGEVTYSQNIFDEINNHGKTVMDKTGYSNLRLKLKELNADLAAEVSGHIFFNDRYYGYDDAIYATLRVLELVFKGVNLDKQIEKLPSVYTSPNIEMFTSEDIKFALIKKLKEEIKKPQRGFPVIKEIIKVDGIRIVFEYGWALVRASNTEPKLVTKYEATSHATAISYQTAVENLIKKVLNELNSTSN
- a CDS encoding methylated-DNA--[protein]-cysteine S-methyltransferase, which gives rise to MREYKTQSKEIILTTTIDTPLGQMFAAATKKGLVMLCYFTPFNIEARIDTLKKSFDVDIIPSNCEYFDMLRVQLDEYFNKQRTSFELPMQLVGSTFQIQVWKELLKIPYGQTATFEQIASQIEGLKSKKALESPCAQNMLNIIVPCHRVMKEEGVSNVYAGGDEKKEFLLNLENKKS